CTCTTTCATGACGCAGGAAAACCTCGGACAAAAACGGTAGACAGCGAGGGGCATATACATTTTTACGGCCATGAAGTTAAGAGCGCTGAGATTGCCAGTCGAGTGCTAAATCGCCTAAAGTTTCCAAAGAGCGAAATCTCGCGCGTAGTTCGTTTAGTCGAATTACATATGAGGGTCGGCGAATACCGAAGTGAGTGGAAAGACTCGGCAGTCAAAAGGCTTATGCGCGAGGCTGGTGACGATATATCTGATCTCATTGCGCTTTGCAAGGCAGATAGAAAAGGTTATGGGCCGCATGCCTCGACTGAGGAATTAGAAGAGCTAGAACAAAGGATAGAAAAAATTATATTGAAAATTCCGATTCACAAGATTGAAAGTCCGTTAAATGGCTGGGAAATCATGGAAATACTCAACATTCCACCTGGCCCGAAGTTGAGGCAAGTGAAGCAGTTCCTTCTAGAGGAAGTCCTCGAAGGCCGTCTTTCTCCCGGCGATAAGGAAACAGCAAAGAAGTTGGTTCGAGAGAAGTTCGCTGCCGGTGCAACTTGACACCTCAATTCGCAAGCCCTAAACTGGTAGCCAATTATCCTGAGAGGCAGGAACAGTGGATATGCTTTATTTTCTCCTGTGCGCGATAATCCTTCTGACAGCGGAAATATCCCATGCCGCCGTCCCGCCGCCATATGAGCCGGTTAAGGCTACTGCGGCAGAAATAAGATGCCTTGGCAGAATAATCAGGCTTGGGCCTATGTTGTTGCCAGCCCAGATAAAATCGGCTGGTGAAGACCTGCTTGCCAACCCCATAACCCTCGTTGTAGACCCAATATCAGCACTTGATGGGCTTGCTGGCAAGGGCAGGGTGGTCGCTAACAATGGCGACTCGGCAGTTTTGGAATGGGAGGGAGAATCGCAGGCATTCGGTATTAAGGTACGCATGACGGCTGATTGCGATGGCTTTTGTTGGTATAACATCACTCTTGTACCAAAGCAACCGACGAGGCTGTCTTCTCTAGCGCTGTCTATTCCTCGGCGTGAGGAGACAGCGAAATATGTGCATACTGCGAATTTTACTTGGGGGCAGGGTATATCGCAAGGGTTGGCAGAGCTTGGCGGAAACTGGCGTGGAGGTTTCATGCCTTATGTCTGGATTGGCGATGAAGAAAGAGGACTGGCGTGGTGTTGTGAGTCTGACGAGGGTTGGAACCTAAAAGATGCAAAAAGCACGCTTTCCATAGCAAGCTTAGAATCCGCAGTGCTTTTTAAAGCCGCCTTGCTAGACCACCCTGAGAACATCAGCTTGCCAATAAATATAAGGTTCGGAATACAAGCAACTCCCGTAAAGCCGGTCTCGTTTGATTGGCGAGCAAAGGTGCGCATATTCCATGGCATCACCTATGATTGGGTTGCCCCAGGAAGGGACGGCAGGATGCCTCTAGACCTGCTTCAAAGGGCTGGCGTTAAGACTGTAATTTACCACGACATGTGGCCCACGTATTATGGCCAGCTTGTTCCCAGTTCGCCGGAATTGTTCCGCAAGCTGGTTGATGAGTGCCATAAGCGAGGAATCAGGTTCCTTGTATATGTTGGCTATGGATTGGCTCGAAATGCGCCAGAAATGCAGGGCCATCATGATGAGTGGTCCATCTTACCGCTTATACCTTGGGTTCCCAGCTATAAACCCGAATTTCGCGCTTTCGATGCTTGCTGTCCGAGGAGCGGCTGGGCTTCCTGGCTTGTTAAAGGGATTGATGAGCTTTTCTCAACCTTTGATTTAGACGGCATTTACTTTGACGGCACAAGCGAAGCATTTCGGTGCCAGAATGAAAAGCACGGTTGTGGCTGGCGCGACGCTGATGGCAATCTTCATGCTACCTATGCAATTCTTGCTGCTCGGAGCCTTATGCGGCAAATCGCTGAGGTTGTGCGTAAGCACAATCCCAATGCAATTCTCGACGTCCACATGTCTGACAACCTAACGATTCCGACGCTTTCATTCTGTGATAGCTATTGGGATGGTGAGCAATTCGAGGTTTATAAGGCTGATGATAAGATTGAGATACCGCTGGACCAATTCCGAACGGAGTTCATGGGATATGCGCATGGCTTGGATGCGCAATTTCTCTGCTATGAAAGCCGCCCGTTCTCATTTGACGAAGCAATTGCAATTGCTTGGTTGCATGGAGTGGAGGTTCGTCCGATAAACAAAAACCAATTACGGAAGGTTGTGCCTATTTGGGGGGCACTTGACCGGTTTGGTGCTCCATCGGCTAAGTGGCTGCCATATTGGAAAGGGTCTGGTGTATTTTGCTCGGATTCGTCCGTTA
This region of Armatimonadota bacterium genomic DNA includes:
- a CDS encoding DUF6067 family protein, whose translation is MLYFLLCAIILLTAEISHAAVPPPYEPVKATAAEIRCLGRIIRLGPMLLPAQIKSAGEDLLANPITLVVDPISALDGLAGKGRVVANNGDSAVLEWEGESQAFGIKVRMTADCDGFCWYNITLVPKQPTRLSSLALSIPRREETAKYVHTANFTWGQGISQGLAELGGNWRGGFMPYVWIGDEERGLAWCCESDEGWNLKDAKSTLSIASLESAVLFKAALLDHPENISLPINIRFGIQATPVKPVSFDWRAKVRIFHGITYDWVAPGRDGRMPLDLLQRAGVKTVIYHDMWPTYYGQLVPSSPELFRKLVDECHKRGIRFLVYVGYGLARNAPEMQGHHDEWSILPLIPWVPSYKPEFRAFDACCPRSGWASWLVKGIDELFSTFDLDGIYFDGTSEAFRCQNEKHGCGWRDADGNLHATYAILAARSLMRQIAEVVRKHNPNAILDVHMSDNLTIPTLSFCDSYWDGEQFEVYKADDKIEIPLDQFRTEFMGYAHGLDAQFLCYESRPFSFDEAIAIAWLHGVEVRPINKNQLRKVVPIWGALDRFGAPSAKWLPYWKGSGVFCSDSSVRASAFAKDGRALIFVSHLKREPLSTTLVVDPKILGLPSEKLSATNAITGKPLDIEGFSIPLVFEGMDWKLIEVK